Proteins encoded by one window of Gambusia affinis linkage group LG17, SWU_Gaff_1.0, whole genome shotgun sequence:
- the rimbp2a gene encoding RIMS-binding protein 2 isoform X9 — MRDQKTSTKMEDLLRESQMELQWIQRQLAMIGARNRHHQHLLHIKGKSKSEFSSQQGVGHAAVYNVNRFRVLEEKNRALKQEVVALRQEKQHYRKVKAKLHAALQERNRLNLELISHQLRASKHEQVRCDYVQLRQTFATVSREKDEAQKERNQLQAKVENLKHVLKAWDQTEQQHEEAIQLLEVKLCDLEQKCRSHSDHFHQLSKRLPNIRLQSEPVGSLNSNSTLVSQIPTSPEEKLSQVIDEFEARLQKGDESAPNAQLLIPQFSPCPLQTEDSEAFKLLSVKSSTVATDRSSSPRQHPPSEMEDETSSSPRSKPRYTGQVRLCTARYSYNPYDGPNEHPEAELPLVAGKYLYVYGVMDDDGFYEGELLDGQRGLVPSNFVEFVQDKEKLIGEGVEDLGPLEHTSLALMTVDGGASQDVMLGSSNSLVPCSNGTGGTLDPEDLAEDVVPYPRKITLIKQLARSVIVAWEPPVVPLGWGNISGYNVLVDGELRASIPYTGRTKCLLEKLDLDSCIYRVSVQSVTDRGLSDELRCTVLVGANVVVAPCGMRVDDIQRDTAELSWLPSNSNYSHTVYLDGAEHAVVKPGRYRLRFHNLNPLTVYKVQVVAQPHQVPWQLPLEQRERKEAGVEFCTQAAGPTPYCRTGPPMPPQDVQVLCGQAPGVLQVRWKPPILSPTGTSNGANVVGYAVCTKGQRIAEVLFPMADYVTIDLTRIQCLEAREVIVKTLSVQGESQDSQVAVIPNNLLVPLPAIPLPPPMHPHAGPLPHPHPQPHLPSPHLPHPMPQLPPPPHGQPHPPHPQTHPRLPHPGGTPHPQPQPVHLQPRPLHQGPRPQHQLPLLPHPQPHPIPQRPVSARDLDAKEHTAHHGGAIPPGQPGWDPSRSPLQPPVPMQGHTLEAPPPVHLRSPSPQRILPQPQGMLIPDTVAKAIAREAAQRVAAESGKVWKEHHTNVTQNIVGDRRMGRFGEQGHSFHQHPSDEEEEDEEGFARGRRRGPSVDEFLRGSELGRPPHYSHNEDYHSESSRGSDLSDIMEEDEEELYSEMQLEEGRRRNSHHTPKTNSPGGGRHDRDNGWRIQHGGSHPKRRPLMVPSIEVTSENNNEGNPSSINEDVNYGRVARHKAWSSRRHTGGIRCPHDGYRNRDRRSPTYYDESEPEEPFRIFVALFDYDPLSMSPNPDAADEELPFKEGQIIKVYGDKDTDGFYRGAIKGRMGLLPCNMVSEIRADDEETMDQLIKQGFLPLSTPVDKIEQNRRGLRRDQASRRMVALYDYDPRESSPNVDVEAELTFCAGDIIAVFGDIDEDGFYYGELNGHRGLVPSNFLEEVPDDVEVYLTDTPSHYPQEESANRPPANSAANMSEGKRVTAENTDTANNITTPVRAPSPIIRPLLPGTMRPLSPPRGHHAPLDPRDPHNLANKKKKGILSKGKKLLKRLSPVKQQ, encoded by the exons aaAGCGAAGCTCCATGCTGCCTTGCAGGAAAGAAATCGTCTGAACCTTGAGCTGATCAGCCACCAGCTTAGGGCATCCAAGCATGAGCAG GTGAGATGCGACTATGTCCAGCTGAGACAAACGTTTGCCACAGTGAGCCGGGAGAAAGACGAGGCCCAGAAGGAAAGGAACCAACTCCAGGCCAAAGTCgaaaatctgaaacatgtgCTAAAG GCTTGGGATCAAACTGAACAACAGCATGAGGAAGCAATACAGTTATTAGAG GTCAAACTTTGTGACCTGGAGCAGAAATGCAGGTCACACAGTGATCACTTCCACCAGCTGTCGAAAAGGCTGCCAAACATCCGTTTGCAATCAGAGCCTGTGGGGTCCCTTAATAGTAATTCTACCTTGGTGTCCCAGATCCCGACCTCACCAGAGGAGAAACTCTCCCAAGTCATTGATGAATTTGAAGCCCGATTGCAGAAAG GTGATGAGAGTGCACCAAATGCTCAGCTTCTGATCCCTCAGTTTTCACCCTGCCCTCTGCAGACTGAAGACAGTGAAGCATTCAAACTGCTATCTGTCAAATCCAGCACCGTAGCAACAGATCGCTCCAGCAGCCCCCGACAGCATCCCCCATCAGAG ATGGAGGATGAGACAAGCTCATCACCAAGGTCCAAACCTCGCTACACAGGCCAGGTCCGCCTTTGCACTGCCCGTTACAG TTATAACCCTTATGATGGACCGAATGAACATCCTGAAGCAGAGCTCCCTCTTGTGgctggaaaatatttatacGTGTATGGAGTCATGGATGATGATGGCTTTTATGAAG GGGAGTTGCTGGATGGACAAAGAGGACTTGTTCCTTCCAACTTTGTGGAATTTGTCCaggataaagaaaaactaattggAGAGGGAGTGGAAGACTTAGGCCCTCTGGAACACACATCCTTGGCCCTGATGACTGTGGATGGAGGTGCCTCCCAGGATGTAATGCTAGGCTCAAGTAATTCCCTTGTTCCATGTAGCAATGGGACAGGGGGGACTTTAGATCCTGAGGACTTAGCTGAGGATGTTGTGCCTTACCCCCGTAAGATAACCCTCATCAAGCAGCTGGCACGTAGTGTTATTGTGGCATGGGAGCCTCCAGTAGTGCCTTTGGGCTGGGGGAACATCTCTGGCTACAACGTATTAGTCGATGGGGAGCTTCGTGCCAGTATACCATACACTGGCCGGACCAAGTGCTTGCTGGAAAAGCTGGACTTGGACAGCTGCATTTATCGTGTCTCCGTGCAGAGCGTCACTGACCGTGGCTTGTCGGATGAGCTCCGTTGCACCGTGCTGGTGGGAGCCAATGTGGTGGTGGCACCATGCGGCATGCGGGTGGATGACATCCAGCGGGACACTGCCGAGCTCTCCTGGCTGCCTAGCAACAGTAACTACAGTCACACTGTGTACTTAGATGGGGCGGAGCATGCTGTAGTAAAGCCTGGAAGGTATAGACTACGGTTCCACAACCTGAATCCCCTAACGGTATATAAGGTCCAAGTGGTGGCACAGCCCCATCAGGTGCCATGGCAACTGCCTCTGGAGCAGAGGGAAAGGAAAGAAGCTGGAGTGGAGTTTTGTACTCAAGCAGCAG GCCCAACACCATATTGCAGAACAG GTCCCCCGATGCCCCCACAGGATGTGCAGGTGCTCTGTGGGCAGGCTCCAGGGGTTCTGCAAGTCCGCTGGAAGCCTCCTATCCTCTCTCCAACAGGCACATCTAATGGGGCAAATGTTGTTGGCTATGCAGTCTGCACTAAAGGACAAAGG ATAGCTGAGGTGCTGTTTCCAATGGCAGACTATGTCACTATTGATCTGACAAGGATTCAATGCCTGGAGGCCAGAGAAGTCATTGTTAAGACACTGTCAGTCCAGGGAGAATCCCAGGACTCCCAAGTCGCCGTCATTCCAAACAACCTGCTTGTGCCTCTACCTGCCATACCCTTGCCGCCCCCAATGCACCCACATGCTGGCCCTCTTCCACACCCTCATCCTCAACCTCACCTCCCATCTCCTCACCTTCCTCACCCTATGCCCCAACTTCCGCCTCCACCTCATGGGCAACCTCATCCTCCACATCCACAAACCCATCCCAGACTTCCTCATCCAGGCGGAACCCCGCACCCCCAACCACAGCCCGTACACCtgcagccccgccctctccacCAGGGTCCCAGGCCCCAGCACCAACTGCCTCTGCTGCCCCACCCTCAGCCCCACCCTATACCTCAGAGACCAGTAAGTGCCAGAGACCTGGATGCCAAAGAGCACACAGCCCACCATGGAGGAGCTATTCCGCCTGGCCAGCCCGGCTGGGACCCAAGTCGATCACCTTTGCAGCCACCTGTGCCCATGCAAGGCCACACTCTGGAGGCCCCTCCCCCTGTCCATTTGCGTTCCCCCTCCCCTCAGAGGATTCTTCCTCAGCCCCAAGGCATGCTGATCCCAGATACCGTGGCCAAAGCTATTGCTCGAGAAGCAGCACAGAGGGTGGCAGCAGAAAGTGGCAAGGTCTGGAAAGAACACCACACAAATGTTACACAAAATATTGTT ggAGACAGAAGGATGGGGAGATTTGGAGAGCAGGGTCATTCATTTCACCAGCATCCCtctgatgaggaagaggaagatgaggagggATTTGCACGAGGACGTCGGAGAGGACCCTCAGTTGACGAGTTTCTCAGAGGCTCTGAGTTGGGAAGGCCG CCTCACTATAGTCACAATGAAGATTATCACAGCGAGAGCAGCCGGGGCTCTGACCTGTCTGACATCatggaagaggatgaggaggagctGTACTCTGAGATGCAGCTGGAAGAGGGACGACGACGCAACTCGCACCACACACCCAAG ACAAACAGTCCTGGTGGAGGCCGCCATGACCGGGACAATGGCTGGCGAATTCAACATGGTGGGTCACATCCTAAGAGGCGACCTCTAATGGTCCCATCCATTG AAGTAACCTCTGAGAATAACAATGAGGGAAACCCCTCCTCCATCAACGAAGATGTTAACTATGGCAGAGTAGCTCGACACAAGGCGTGGTCATCCCGCAGGCACACGGGCGGCATCAGGTGTCCCCATG aCGGCTACAGGAATCGGGACCGACGCTCTCCAACGTACTATGACGAGTCAGAGCCTGAGGAACCTTTTCGGATTTTTGTGGCGCTCTTTGACTACGATCCTCTGTCTATGTCCCCCAACCCAGATGCTGCAGATGAGGAGCTACCATTCAAAGAAGGGCAGATAATTAAG GTTTATGGTGATAAGGACACAGATGGGTTTTACAGAGGAGCAATAAAAGGCAGGATGGGGCTTCTCCCCTGTAACATGGTGTCCGAGATACGAGCAGACGATGAGGAGACCATGGATCAGCTCATCAAGCAGGGCTTTCTGCCTCTCAGCACTCCGGTGGATAAAATAG AGCAGAACAGACGAGGTCTCCGCCGAGATCAGGCCTCTAGGAGGATGGTGGCGCTCTATGACTACGACCCCAGAGAGAGCTCCCCTAATGTTGATGTTGAG GCTGAGCTGACCTTCTGTGCTGGTGACATCATTGCTGTTTTTGGAGACATTGATGAAGATGGGTTTTACTAT GGTGAGCTCAATGGCCATCGTGGCTTGGTGCCCTCTAACTTCTTGGAAGAAGTGCCTGATGACGTGGAGGTCTATCTGACCGACACCCCGTCCCACTACCCCCAGGAAGAATCCGCCAACCGACCCCCTGCAAACTCTGCTGCCAACATGTCAGAGGGAAAACGG GTCactgcagaaaacacagacaCGGCCAACAACATTACAACCCCTGTCCGGGCGCCGTCCCCCATCATTCGCCCCCTCCTTCCAGGAACTATGAGACCGCTTAGCCCTCCAAGAGGTCACCATGCTCCGCTGGACCCCAGGGACCCTCACAATCTGgcaaacaagaagaagaaaggaataCTTTCCAAAGGAAAGAAACTGCTAAAGAGACTGTCTCCTGTGAAACAACAATAA
- the rimbp2a gene encoding RIMS-binding protein 2 isoform X15 produces the protein MRDQKTSTKMEDLLRESQMELQWIQRQLAMIGARNRHHQHLLHIKGKSKSEFSSQQGVGHAAVYNVNRFRVLEEKNRALKQEVVALRQEKQHYRKVKAKLHAALQERNRLNLELISHQLRASKHEQVRCDYVQLRQTFATVSREKDEAQKERNQLQAKVENLKHVLKHMHETLQLKQQLQTEYEQALVAFHSKQKEINQLQKNRSDTPHRSSAIRTRQLLNYQSSAEPAWDQTEQQHEEAIQLLEVKLCDLEQKCRSHSDHFHQLSKRLPNIRLQSEPVGSLNSNSTLVSQIPTSPEEKLSQVIDEFEARLQKGDESAPNAQLLIPQFSPCPLQTEDSEAFKLLSVKSSTVATDRSSSPRQHPPSEMEDETSSSPRSKPRYTGQVRLCTARYSYNPYDGPNEHPEAELPLVAGKYLYVYGVMDDDGFYEGELLDGQRGLVPSNFVEFVQDKEKLIGEGVEDLGPLEHTSLALMTVDGGASQDVMLGSSNSLVPCSNGTGGTLDPEDLAEDVVPYPRKITLIKQLARSVIVAWEPPVVPLGWGNISGYNVLVDGELRASIPYTGRTKCLLEKLDLDSCIYRVSVQSVTDRGLSDELRCTVLVGANVVVAPCGMRVDDIQRDTAELSWLPSNSNYSHTVYLDGAEHAVVKPGRYRLRFHNLNPLTVYKVQVVAQPHQVPWQLPLEQRERKEAGVEFCTQAAGPTPYCRTGPPMPPQDVQVLCGQAPGVLQVRWKPPILSPTGTSNGANVVGYAVCTKGQRIAEVLFPMADYVTIDLTRIQCLEAREVIVKTLSVQGESQDSQVAVIPNNLLVPLPAIPLPPPMHPHAGPLPHPHPQPHLPSPHLPHPMPQLPPPPHGQPHPPHPQTHPRLPHPGGTPHPQPQPVHLQPRPLHQGPRPQHQLPLLPHPQPHPIPQRPVSARDLDAKEHTAHHGGAIPPGQPGWDPSRSPLQPPVPMQGHTLEAPPPVHLRSPSPQRILPQPQGMLIPDTVAKAIAREAAQRVAAESGKVWKEHHTNVTQNIVGDRRMGRFGEQGHSFHQHPSDEEEEDEEGFARGRRRGPSVDEFLRGSELGRPPHYSHNEDYHSESSRGSDLSDIMEEDEEELYSEMQLEEGRRRNSHHTPKTNSPGGGRHDRDNGWRIQHGGSHPKRRPLMVPSIEVTSENNNEGNPSSINEDVNYGRVARHKAWSSRRHTGGIRCPHDGYRNRDRRSPTCCR, from the exons aaAGCGAAGCTCCATGCTGCCTTGCAGGAAAGAAATCGTCTGAACCTTGAGCTGATCAGCCACCAGCTTAGGGCATCCAAGCATGAGCAG GTGAGATGCGACTATGTCCAGCTGAGACAAACGTTTGCCACAGTGAGCCGGGAGAAAGACGAGGCCCAGAAGGAAAGGAACCAACTCCAGGCCAAAGTCgaaaatctgaaacatgtgCTAAAG CATATGCATGAAACCTTGCAGCTAAAACAACAATTGCAGACAGAGTATGAGCAAGCATTGGTGGCCTttcacagcaaacagaaagagatCAATCAGCTACAAAAG AATAGATCAGATACCCCTCACCGGAGCAGTGCCATCAGGACCAGGCAGCTACTCAACTACCAAAGCTCTGCCGAACCA GCTTGGGATCAAACTGAACAACAGCATGAGGAAGCAATACAGTTATTAGAG GTCAAACTTTGTGACCTGGAGCAGAAATGCAGGTCACACAGTGATCACTTCCACCAGCTGTCGAAAAGGCTGCCAAACATCCGTTTGCAATCAGAGCCTGTGGGGTCCCTTAATAGTAATTCTACCTTGGTGTCCCAGATCCCGACCTCACCAGAGGAGAAACTCTCCCAAGTCATTGATGAATTTGAAGCCCGATTGCAGAAAG GTGATGAGAGTGCACCAAATGCTCAGCTTCTGATCCCTCAGTTTTCACCCTGCCCTCTGCAGACTGAAGACAGTGAAGCATTCAAACTGCTATCTGTCAAATCCAGCACCGTAGCAACAGATCGCTCCAGCAGCCCCCGACAGCATCCCCCATCAGAG ATGGAGGATGAGACAAGCTCATCACCAAGGTCCAAACCTCGCTACACAGGCCAGGTCCGCCTTTGCACTGCCCGTTACAG TTATAACCCTTATGATGGACCGAATGAACATCCTGAAGCAGAGCTCCCTCTTGTGgctggaaaatatttatacGTGTATGGAGTCATGGATGATGATGGCTTTTATGAAG GGGAGTTGCTGGATGGACAAAGAGGACTTGTTCCTTCCAACTTTGTGGAATTTGTCCaggataaagaaaaactaattggAGAGGGAGTGGAAGACTTAGGCCCTCTGGAACACACATCCTTGGCCCTGATGACTGTGGATGGAGGTGCCTCCCAGGATGTAATGCTAGGCTCAAGTAATTCCCTTGTTCCATGTAGCAATGGGACAGGGGGGACTTTAGATCCTGAGGACTTAGCTGAGGATGTTGTGCCTTACCCCCGTAAGATAACCCTCATCAAGCAGCTGGCACGTAGTGTTATTGTGGCATGGGAGCCTCCAGTAGTGCCTTTGGGCTGGGGGAACATCTCTGGCTACAACGTATTAGTCGATGGGGAGCTTCGTGCCAGTATACCATACACTGGCCGGACCAAGTGCTTGCTGGAAAAGCTGGACTTGGACAGCTGCATTTATCGTGTCTCCGTGCAGAGCGTCACTGACCGTGGCTTGTCGGATGAGCTCCGTTGCACCGTGCTGGTGGGAGCCAATGTGGTGGTGGCACCATGCGGCATGCGGGTGGATGACATCCAGCGGGACACTGCCGAGCTCTCCTGGCTGCCTAGCAACAGTAACTACAGTCACACTGTGTACTTAGATGGGGCGGAGCATGCTGTAGTAAAGCCTGGAAGGTATAGACTACGGTTCCACAACCTGAATCCCCTAACGGTATATAAGGTCCAAGTGGTGGCACAGCCCCATCAGGTGCCATGGCAACTGCCTCTGGAGCAGAGGGAAAGGAAAGAAGCTGGAGTGGAGTTTTGTACTCAAGCAGCAG GCCCAACACCATATTGCAGAACAG GTCCCCCGATGCCCCCACAGGATGTGCAGGTGCTCTGTGGGCAGGCTCCAGGGGTTCTGCAAGTCCGCTGGAAGCCTCCTATCCTCTCTCCAACAGGCACATCTAATGGGGCAAATGTTGTTGGCTATGCAGTCTGCACTAAAGGACAAAGG ATAGCTGAGGTGCTGTTTCCAATGGCAGACTATGTCACTATTGATCTGACAAGGATTCAATGCCTGGAGGCCAGAGAAGTCATTGTTAAGACACTGTCAGTCCAGGGAGAATCCCAGGACTCCCAAGTCGCCGTCATTCCAAACAACCTGCTTGTGCCTCTACCTGCCATACCCTTGCCGCCCCCAATGCACCCACATGCTGGCCCTCTTCCACACCCTCATCCTCAACCTCACCTCCCATCTCCTCACCTTCCTCACCCTATGCCCCAACTTCCGCCTCCACCTCATGGGCAACCTCATCCTCCACATCCACAAACCCATCCCAGACTTCCTCATCCAGGCGGAACCCCGCACCCCCAACCACAGCCCGTACACCtgcagccccgccctctccacCAGGGTCCCAGGCCCCAGCACCAACTGCCTCTGCTGCCCCACCCTCAGCCCCACCCTATACCTCAGAGACCAGTAAGTGCCAGAGACCTGGATGCCAAAGAGCACACAGCCCACCATGGAGGAGCTATTCCGCCTGGCCAGCCCGGCTGGGACCCAAGTCGATCACCTTTGCAGCCACCTGTGCCCATGCAAGGCCACACTCTGGAGGCCCCTCCCCCTGTCCATTTGCGTTCCCCCTCCCCTCAGAGGATTCTTCCTCAGCCCCAAGGCATGCTGATCCCAGATACCGTGGCCAAAGCTATTGCTCGAGAAGCAGCACAGAGGGTGGCAGCAGAAAGTGGCAAGGTCTGGAAAGAACACCACACAAATGTTACACAAAATATTGTT ggAGACAGAAGGATGGGGAGATTTGGAGAGCAGGGTCATTCATTTCACCAGCATCCCtctgatgaggaagaggaagatgaggagggATTTGCACGAGGACGTCGGAGAGGACCCTCAGTTGACGAGTTTCTCAGAGGCTCTGAGTTGGGAAGGCCG CCTCACTATAGTCACAATGAAGATTATCACAGCGAGAGCAGCCGGGGCTCTGACCTGTCTGACATCatggaagaggatgaggaggagctGTACTCTGAGATGCAGCTGGAAGAGGGACGACGACGCAACTCGCACCACACACCCAAG ACAAACAGTCCTGGTGGAGGCCGCCATGACCGGGACAATGGCTGGCGAATTCAACATGGTGGGTCACATCCTAAGAGGCGACCTCTAATGGTCCCATCCATTG AAGTAACCTCTGAGAATAACAATGAGGGAAACCCCTCCTCCATCAACGAAGATGTTAACTATGGCAGAGTAGCTCGACACAAGGCGTGGTCATCCCGCAGGCACACGGGCGGCATCAGGTGTCCCCATG aCGGCTACAGGAATCGGGACCGACGCTCTCCAAC ATGCTGCAGATGA